In Centropristis striata isolate RG_2023a ecotype Rhode Island chromosome 15, C.striata_1.0, whole genome shotgun sequence, a genomic segment contains:
- the LOC131986627 gene encoding vascular endothelial zinc finger 1-like isoform X2: MEPSWSTFLFQQANEALHHQHHVAQNSLLPLLNAGNEQIDQKPILPIHIDQKPPTSAADLLKDNVASGGGARPPVPVIKKEHKGKTPFVCGYCNKAFRDSYHLRRHESSHTGIKMVSRPKKTAQTAPTMVPMISTMPRENNGQPSYISTVAGILSTATTSVSSGASIMTSAAMGNVPQQNIPKKPAKPVKKNHGCEMCGKAFRDVYHLNRHKLSHSDEKPFECPICQQRFKRKDRMTYHVRSHDGGVHKPYVCSVCGKGFSRPDHLSCHVKHVHSSERPFKCQVTACTSAFATKDRLRSHMIRHEGKVTCSICGKMLSAAYITSHLKTHGQTNFNSCNKGNGVCNSSSAAPVTISAPITSAMNRGHSNNPVTIAAQMNISTNTVNITSPISLQHPVTITGPVNIASVNIPSSAPMNIAHPVAITTAMPMNMAGPLNIAMRPMDSMPFLSQVLPSSPPW; the protein is encoded by the exons ATGGAGCCGAGCTGGAGTACGTTTCTTTTTCAA CAGGCCAATGAAGCCCTCCACCACCAGCACCATGTTGCCCAGAACAGCCTCCTGCCACTTCTAAATGCAGGAAATGAACAAATTGACCAGAAGCCAATCCTACCCATCCACATAGACCAGAAGCCTCCTACCAGTGCTGCTGATCTTCTCAAAGACAATGTGGCCAGTGGAGGAGGTGCACGGCCGCCAGTGCCTGTGATAAAGAAGGAACACAAAGGTAAAACGCCGTTCGTCTGCGGCTACTGCAACAAGGCCTTTCGTGACAGCTACCACCTGCGACGTCATGAGTCTAGCCACACTGGTATCAAGATGGTGTCACGGCCAAAGAAGACTGCCCAGACAGCTCCCACCATGGTACCCATGATCTCCACCATGCCACGAGAGAACAACGGCCAACCTTCCTACATCTCCACGGTGGCAGGCATCCTCTCCACAGCAACCACCTCGGTGTCCTCAGGCGCAAGTATCATGACGTCGGCTGCAATGGGCAATGTGCCGCAGCAAAACATCCCCAAGAAACCTGCCAAGCCTGTCAAGAAAAACCATGGGTGTGAGATGTGTGGCAAGGCCTTTCGAGATGTCTACCACCTGAATCGCCACAAGCTGTCCCACTCAGATGAGAAGCCTTTCGAGTGCCCCATCTGCCAGCAACGCTTTAAAAGGAAGGACCGAATGACCTACCATGTTCGCTCTCATGACGGGGGAGTCCACAAGCCCTATGTATGTTCTGTGTGTGGGAAAGGCTTTTCCAG GCCAGACCACTTGAGCTGCCATGTGAAGCATGTGCATTCCTCAGAAAGACCGTTCAAATGTCAAGTAACG GCCTGTACCTCTGCTTTCGCCACCAAAGACAGACTCCGCTCCCACATGATCAGGCATGAAGGCAAAGTCACCTGTAGCATCTGCGGGAAGATGCTCAGTGCAGCCTACATCACCAGCCATTTGAAGACTCACGGACAGACCAATTTTAACTCCTGTAACAAAG GTAACGGAGTCTGCAATTCTTCCTCTGCTGCACCTGTGACCATTTCTGCCCCCATCACCTCAGCGATGAACCGGGGCCACTCCAACAACCCCGTCACCATAGCCGCACAAATGAACATTAGTACCAACACAGTCAACATCACATCTCCAATCAGCCTCCAGCACCCGGTTACCATCACCGGGCCCGTCAACATTGCATCTGTCAACATCCCTTCTTCGGCACCCATGAATATTGCCCACCCAGTCGCTATAACCACCGCCATGCCTATGAATATGGCTGGTCCGCTCAACATCGCCATGAGGCCAATGGATAGCATGCCTTTTCTGTCCCAAGTCTTGCCTTCTTCCCCACCCTGgtag
- the LOC131986627 gene encoding vascular endothelial zinc finger 1-like isoform X1, giving the protein MEPSWSTFLFQQANEALHHQHHVAQNSLLPLLNAGNEQIDQKPILPIHIDQKPPTSAADLLKDNVASGGGARPPVPVIKKEHKGKTPFVCGYCNKAFRDSYHLRRHESSHTGIKMVSRPKKTAQTAPTMVPMISTMPRENNGQPSYISTVAGILSTATTSVSSGASIMTSAAMGNVPQQNIPKKPAKPVKKNHGCEMCGKAFRDVYHLNRHKLSHSDEKPFECPICQQRFKRKDRMTYHVRSHDGGVHKPYVCSVCGKGFSRPDHLSCHVKHVHSSERPFKCQVTACTSAFATKDRLRSHMIRHEGKVTCSICGKMLSAAYITSHLKTHGQTNFNSCNKEGNGVCNSSSAAPVTISAPITSAMNRGHSNNPVTIAAQMNISTNTVNITSPISLQHPVTITGPVNIASVNIPSSAPMNIAHPVAITTAMPMNMAGPLNIAMRPMDSMPFLSQVLPSSPPW; this is encoded by the exons ATGGAGCCGAGCTGGAGTACGTTTCTTTTTCAA CAGGCCAATGAAGCCCTCCACCACCAGCACCATGTTGCCCAGAACAGCCTCCTGCCACTTCTAAATGCAGGAAATGAACAAATTGACCAGAAGCCAATCCTACCCATCCACATAGACCAGAAGCCTCCTACCAGTGCTGCTGATCTTCTCAAAGACAATGTGGCCAGTGGAGGAGGTGCACGGCCGCCAGTGCCTGTGATAAAGAAGGAACACAAAGGTAAAACGCCGTTCGTCTGCGGCTACTGCAACAAGGCCTTTCGTGACAGCTACCACCTGCGACGTCATGAGTCTAGCCACACTGGTATCAAGATGGTGTCACGGCCAAAGAAGACTGCCCAGACAGCTCCCACCATGGTACCCATGATCTCCACCATGCCACGAGAGAACAACGGCCAACCTTCCTACATCTCCACGGTGGCAGGCATCCTCTCCACAGCAACCACCTCGGTGTCCTCAGGCGCAAGTATCATGACGTCGGCTGCAATGGGCAATGTGCCGCAGCAAAACATCCCCAAGAAACCTGCCAAGCCTGTCAAGAAAAACCATGGGTGTGAGATGTGTGGCAAGGCCTTTCGAGATGTCTACCACCTGAATCGCCACAAGCTGTCCCACTCAGATGAGAAGCCTTTCGAGTGCCCCATCTGCCAGCAACGCTTTAAAAGGAAGGACCGAATGACCTACCATGTTCGCTCTCATGACGGGGGAGTCCACAAGCCCTATGTATGTTCTGTGTGTGGGAAAGGCTTTTCCAG GCCAGACCACTTGAGCTGCCATGTGAAGCATGTGCATTCCTCAGAAAGACCGTTCAAATGTCAAGTAACG GCCTGTACCTCTGCTTTCGCCACCAAAGACAGACTCCGCTCCCACATGATCAGGCATGAAGGCAAAGTCACCTGTAGCATCTGCGGGAAGATGCTCAGTGCAGCCTACATCACCAGCCATTTGAAGACTCACGGACAGACCAATTTTAACTCCTGTAACAAAG AAGGTAACGGAGTCTGCAATTCTTCCTCTGCTGCACCTGTGACCATTTCTGCCCCCATCACCTCAGCGATGAACCGGGGCCACTCCAACAACCCCGTCACCATAGCCGCACAAATGAACATTAGTACCAACACAGTCAACATCACATCTCCAATCAGCCTCCAGCACCCGGTTACCATCACCGGGCCCGTCAACATTGCATCTGTCAACATCCCTTCTTCGGCACCCATGAATATTGCCCACCCAGTCGCTATAACCACCGCCATGCCTATGAATATGGCTGGTCCGCTCAACATCGCCATGAGGCCAATGGATAGCATGCCTTTTCTGTCCCAAGTCTTGCCTTCTTCCCCACCCTGgtag
- the LOC131986628 gene encoding gap junction delta-2 protein-like produces MGDWSILGRFLTEVQNHSTVIGKIWLTMLLIFRILLVALVGDAVYSDEQSKFTCNTLQPGCNNVCYDTFAPVSHLRFWVFQIVLVSTPSIFYIVYVLQKITKNEKLEDKKVQVVPRSSPSLERDKHVRGDKETTLHAGSPYNTTYNNENRSSQEDECDEKSPLEEDMEEVGKDPTQLSSQVLLIYIIHVLLRSIMEIIFLIGQYYLFGFEVPHLFRCETYPCPNRTDCFVSRATEKTIFLNFMFSVSLGCFILNIVELHYLGWIYIFRVLFSACCTCCDSDRNPGQKVDLYSDNNPLLLELKHSLRGRVVLQTTSSLSRDKSSGVPNQGPAISFETDSTLECTSKRNPDEKERSKTRMHNMAKIGRGKKSWL; encoded by the coding sequence ATGGGAGACTGGTCCATTCTTGGCCGCTTCCTAACGGAAGTTCAAAACCATTCGACTGTCATTGGCAAGATATGGCTGACCATGCTGCTCATCTTCCGCATCCTGCTTGTGGCACTGGTAGGGGATGCTGTCTACAGCGATGAGCAGTCCAAGTTTACCTGCAACACCCTACAGCCTGGATGCAATAACGTCTGCTATGACACTTTTGCTCCTGTCTCCCACTTGCGGTTTTGGGTCTTTCAGATTGTTTTAGTCTCCACACCCTCCATCTTCTACATTGTCTACGTCTTgcaaaaaatcaccaaaaatgaaAAGTTGGAGGATAAGAAGGTTCAGGTGGTACCCAGGTCCTCACCTTCACTTGAGCGGGACAAACACGTAAGAGGAGATAAAGAGACGACACTGCATGCCGGCAGTCCTTATAACACAACCTATAACAATGAGAACAGGAGCTCACAGGAAGATGAGTGTGATGAGAAGAGTCCGCTGGAGGAGGATATGGAAGAGGTAGGGAAGGACCCAACCCAGCTCTCCAGCCAAGTACTACTTATCTACATCATACATGTTTTGCTGCGCTCCATCATGGAGATAATCTTCCTCATTGGACAGTACTACCTATTTGGATTTGAAGTTCCTCACCTTTTCCGCTGTGAGACCTACCCCTGTCCAAACAGGACTGACTGCTTTGTGTCTCGAGCAACAGAGAAGACCATCTTCCTCAACTtcatgttcagtgtcagtctAGGTTGCTTCATCTTGAACATTGTGGAGCTGCATTATCTTGGCTGGATTTATATTTTCAGAGTATTGTTCTCTGCATGCTGTACATGCTGTGACTCAGACAGAAACCCTGGGCAGAAGGTGGATTTATACTCTGACAACAACCCACTGTTGCTGGAGCTCAAACACTCTCTGCGTGGCAGGGTCGTCCTGCAGACCACCTCTTCCCTGTCCCGGGACAAGAGCAGTGGAGTCCCAAACCAAGGCCCGGCCATCTCCTTTGAGACGGACTCCACACTGGAGTGCACTTCGAAGAGAAATCCAGATGAAAAGGAACGCAGCAAGACTAGAATGCACAATATGGCCAAAATAGGAAGAGGGAAAAAGTCATGGCTGTAA